A single region of the Lycium barbarum isolate Lr01 chromosome 2, ASM1917538v2, whole genome shotgun sequence genome encodes:
- the LOC132626468 gene encoding uncharacterized protein LOC132626468 isoform X1, whose product MCSTLKIRRYKMTERLGIYAITPEIPDWTCKVQVVDISKPGEGSDRKIKYLNMIFQDEQEDQIKAIIYGDDISSYQDIFKLFHTYLITGARIQVPNLRCERPLHTFEWIIDKKTIVDPIEKYDPDEDELPPPTKLNLTSFEDINNQASQSTKEQLKDVEFNILAIVVRCFLPRFVAKVQKRLQEVILIDTDKQALTFTLWEDTFIEDEGRKLLDQFQKRPIIFVRRIGVSKYNGTSLTTKFNTTIQIDPPYTQCLQLQTWVTENREMLASFSLRSTSESGSLISVSVDEQIVPIANVQSQQDGHSFSIEAKVSLPDKLKSCYVLLCPSCKQEVRSLIKRKFLCMICKQRNMLIPRCRFDVNLQDASGSIIGIIMDKEAEKLLSLTTDEIYDLASNEDELLPMQNIQSKLNQNFYIIQVKKSFSRTSQATSQATSGKLYILSCTEKGKIVHSLPESPKIDIEEGNKRKKKHLVSFDEETEVPTERRHSLKLKQKLEPTTPVKKK is encoded by the exons ATGTGTTCAACATTGAAAATTAG GAGATATAAAATGACAGAGCGACTTGGCATATATGCAATCACTCCTGAAATACCAGACTGGACCTGTAAAGTGCAAGTTGTGGATATATCCAAACCAGGAGAAGGTTCTGACCGAAAGATAAAATATTTGAACATGATCTTTCAGGATGAACAA GAAgaccaaataaaagctattatttacGGTGATGATATCTCCTCTTATCAAGATATATTCAAGTTGTTCCACACCTATTTGATAACGGGTGCGCGCATACAAGTACCAAATTTGAGATGTGAAAGACCCTTGCATACATTTGAATGGATTATTGACAAAAAAACCATAGTTGATCCAATTGAAAAATATGATCCAGATGAGGATGAATTGCCACCACCCACAAAGCTGAATCTTACATCATTTGAAGACATCAACAATCAAGCCTCCCAGTCTACCAAAGAGCAGCTTAAGGACGTAGAATTTA ATATACTCGCAATTGTTGTCCGCTGCTTCCTGCCAAGGTTTGTTGCAAAAGTCCAGAAAAGATTGCAAGAAGTCATTCTCATTGATACTGA CAAACAAGCCTTGACCTTCACACTATGGGAAGACACTTTTATTGAGGACGAAGGCAGGAAACTCCTTGACCAATTCCAAAAACGCCCTATTATCTTTGTCAGGCGTATTGGGGTATCCAAGTACAATG GTACATCGTTGACAACAAAATTTAACACCACAATACAAATTGATCCCCCTTATACCCAATGCCTACAATTGCAGACATG GGTCACAGAAAACAGAGAAATGCTTGCTTCTTTCAGTCTGAGGAGCACATCTGAATCTGGATCTCTTATCAGTGTTTCAGTAGATGAACAAATAGTCCCAATTGCAAATGTTCAATCACAACAGGAC GGGCATTCCTTCTCCATTGAGGCAAAAGTATCACTTCCAGATAAACTCAAAAGTTGCTATGTTTTACTATGTCCCAGCTGCAAACAAGAAGTTAGAAGTTTAATAAAAAGAAAGTTTCTGTGTATGATTTGTAAGCAACGAAATATGTTAATTCCCAG GTGCAGATTTGATGTAAATCTCCAAGATGCTTCTGGATCAATAATTGGCATAATTATGGACAAAGAAGCAGAAAAATTATTATCCCTTACCACAGATGAGATTTACGACCTTGCTTCAAATGAG GATGAGTTGCTACCAATGCAGAATATTCAGAGCAAGCTAAATCAGAACTTTTACATAATTCAAGTGAAAAAATCATTCTCCCGCACTTCTCAAGCAACTTCTCAAGCAACATCTGGAAAATTGTACATTTTGTCTTGCACTGAAAAAGGAAAAATCGTACATTCTCTCCCTGAATCACCAAAAATTGATATTGAAGAAGGcaacaaaaggaaaaagaaacatTTAGTTTCTTTTGATGAAGAAACAGAAGTACCAACCGAGCGACGTCACTCGCTCAAGCTGAAACAAAAACTGGAGCCAACAACTCcagtaaaaaagaaataa
- the LOC132626468 gene encoding uncharacterized protein LOC132626468 isoform X4, which yields MCSTLKIRRYKMTERLGIYAITPEIPDWTCKVQVVDISKPGEGSDRKIKYLNMIFQDEQEDQIKAIIYGDDISSYQDIFKLFHTYLITDEDELPPPTKLNLTSFEDINNQASQSTKEQLKDVEFNILAIVVRCFLPRFVAKVQKRLQEVILIDTDKQALTFTLWEDTFIEDEGRKLLDQFQKRPIIFVRRIGVSKYNGTSLTTKFNTTIQIDPPYTQCLQLQTWVTENREMLASFSLRSTSESGSLISVSVDEQIVPIANVQSQQDGHSFSIEAKVSLPDKLKSCYVLLCPSCKQEVRSLIKRKFLCMICKQRNMLIPRCRFDVNLQDASGSIIGIIMDKEAEKLLSLTTDEIYDLASNEDELLPMQNIQSKLNQNFYIIQVKKSFSRTSQATSQATSGKLYILSCTEKGKIVHSLPESPKIDIEEGNKRKKKHLVSFDEETEVPTERRHSLKLKQKLEPTTPVKKK from the exons ATGTGTTCAACATTGAAAATTAG GAGATATAAAATGACAGAGCGACTTGGCATATATGCAATCACTCCTGAAATACCAGACTGGACCTGTAAAGTGCAAGTTGTGGATATATCCAAACCAGGAGAAGGTTCTGACCGAAAGATAAAATATTTGAACATGATCTTTCAGGATGAACAA GAAgaccaaataaaagctattatttacGGTGATGATATCTCCTCTTATCAAGATATATTCAAGTTGTTCCACACCTATTTGATAACGG ATGAGGATGAATTGCCACCACCCACAAAGCTGAATCTTACATCATTTGAAGACATCAACAATCAAGCCTCCCAGTCTACCAAAGAGCAGCTTAAGGACGTAGAATTTA ATATACTCGCAATTGTTGTCCGCTGCTTCCTGCCAAGGTTTGTTGCAAAAGTCCAGAAAAGATTGCAAGAAGTCATTCTCATTGATACTGA CAAACAAGCCTTGACCTTCACACTATGGGAAGACACTTTTATTGAGGACGAAGGCAGGAAACTCCTTGACCAATTCCAAAAACGCCCTATTATCTTTGTCAGGCGTATTGGGGTATCCAAGTACAATG GTACATCGTTGACAACAAAATTTAACACCACAATACAAATTGATCCCCCTTATACCCAATGCCTACAATTGCAGACATG GGTCACAGAAAACAGAGAAATGCTTGCTTCTTTCAGTCTGAGGAGCACATCTGAATCTGGATCTCTTATCAGTGTTTCAGTAGATGAACAAATAGTCCCAATTGCAAATGTTCAATCACAACAGGAC GGGCATTCCTTCTCCATTGAGGCAAAAGTATCACTTCCAGATAAACTCAAAAGTTGCTATGTTTTACTATGTCCCAGCTGCAAACAAGAAGTTAGAAGTTTAATAAAAAGAAAGTTTCTGTGTATGATTTGTAAGCAACGAAATATGTTAATTCCCAG GTGCAGATTTGATGTAAATCTCCAAGATGCTTCTGGATCAATAATTGGCATAATTATGGACAAAGAAGCAGAAAAATTATTATCCCTTACCACAGATGAGATTTACGACCTTGCTTCAAATGAG GATGAGTTGCTACCAATGCAGAATATTCAGAGCAAGCTAAATCAGAACTTTTACATAATTCAAGTGAAAAAATCATTCTCCCGCACTTCTCAAGCAACTTCTCAAGCAACATCTGGAAAATTGTACATTTTGTCTTGCACTGAAAAAGGAAAAATCGTACATTCTCTCCCTGAATCACCAAAAATTGATATTGAAGAAGGcaacaaaaggaaaaagaaacatTTAGTTTCTTTTGATGAAGAAACAGAAGTACCAACCGAGCGACGTCACTCGCTCAAGCTGAAACAAAAACTGGAGCCAACAACTCcagtaaaaaagaaataa
- the LOC132626468 gene encoding uncharacterized protein LOC132626468 isoform X6 → MNKYFLFLAKSIIYVYEDQIKAIIYGDDISSYQDIFKLFHTYLITDEDELPPPTKLNLTSFEDINNQASQSTKEQLKDVEFNILAIVVRCFLPRFVAKVQKRLQEVILIDTDKQALTFTLWEDTFIEDEGRKLLDQFQKRPIIFVRRIGVSKYNGTSLTTKFNTTIQIDPPYTQCLQLQTWVTENREMLASFSLRSTSESGSLISVSVDEQIVPIANVQSQQDGHSFSIEAKVSLPDKLKSCYVLLCPSCKQEVRSLIKRKFLCMICKQRNMLIPRCRFDVNLQDASGSIIGIIMDKEAEKLLSLTTDEIYDLASNEDELLPMQNIQSKLNQNFYIIQVKKSFSRTSQATSQATSGKLYILSCTEKGKIVHSLPESPKIDIEEGNKRKKKHLVSFDEETEVPTERRHSLKLKQKLEPTTPVKKK, encoded by the exons ATGAACAAGTACTTCCTTTTTCTAGCAAAATCAATTATTTATGTCTAT GAAgaccaaataaaagctattatttacGGTGATGATATCTCCTCTTATCAAGATATATTCAAGTTGTTCCACACCTATTTGATAACGG ATGAGGATGAATTGCCACCACCCACAAAGCTGAATCTTACATCATTTGAAGACATCAACAATCAAGCCTCCCAGTCTACCAAAGAGCAGCTTAAGGACGTAGAATTTA ATATACTCGCAATTGTTGTCCGCTGCTTCCTGCCAAGGTTTGTTGCAAAAGTCCAGAAAAGATTGCAAGAAGTCATTCTCATTGATACTGA CAAACAAGCCTTGACCTTCACACTATGGGAAGACACTTTTATTGAGGACGAAGGCAGGAAACTCCTTGACCAATTCCAAAAACGCCCTATTATCTTTGTCAGGCGTATTGGGGTATCCAAGTACAATG GTACATCGTTGACAACAAAATTTAACACCACAATACAAATTGATCCCCCTTATACCCAATGCCTACAATTGCAGACATG GGTCACAGAAAACAGAGAAATGCTTGCTTCTTTCAGTCTGAGGAGCACATCTGAATCTGGATCTCTTATCAGTGTTTCAGTAGATGAACAAATAGTCCCAATTGCAAATGTTCAATCACAACAGGAC GGGCATTCCTTCTCCATTGAGGCAAAAGTATCACTTCCAGATAAACTCAAAAGTTGCTATGTTTTACTATGTCCCAGCTGCAAACAAGAAGTTAGAAGTTTAATAAAAAGAAAGTTTCTGTGTATGATTTGTAAGCAACGAAATATGTTAATTCCCAG GTGCAGATTTGATGTAAATCTCCAAGATGCTTCTGGATCAATAATTGGCATAATTATGGACAAAGAAGCAGAAAAATTATTATCCCTTACCACAGATGAGATTTACGACCTTGCTTCAAATGAG GATGAGTTGCTACCAATGCAGAATATTCAGAGCAAGCTAAATCAGAACTTTTACATAATTCAAGTGAAAAAATCATTCTCCCGCACTTCTCAAGCAACTTCTCAAGCAACATCTGGAAAATTGTACATTTTGTCTTGCACTGAAAAAGGAAAAATCGTACATTCTCTCCCTGAATCACCAAAAATTGATATTGAAGAAGGcaacaaaaggaaaaagaaacatTTAGTTTCTTTTGATGAAGAAACAGAAGTACCAACCGAGCGACGTCACTCGCTCAAGCTGAAACAAAAACTGGAGCCAACAACTCcagtaaaaaagaaataa
- the LOC132626468 gene encoding uncharacterized protein LOC132626468 isoform X5, with protein MNKYFLFLAKSIIYVYEDQIKAIIYGDDISSYQDIFKLFHTYLITGARIQVPNLRCERPLHTFEWIIDKKTIVDPIEKYDPDEDELPPPTKLNLTSFEDINNQASQSTKEQLKDVEFNILAIVVRCFLPRFVAKVQKRLQEVILIDTDKQALTFTLWEDTFIEDEGRKLLDQFQKRPIIFVRRIGVSKYNGTSLTTKFNTTIQIDPPYTQCLQLQTWVTENREMLASFSLRSTSESGSLISVSVDEQIVPIANVQSQQDGHSFSIEAKVSLPDKLKSCYVLLCPSCKQEVRSLIKRKFLCMICKQRNMLIPRCRFDVNLQDASGSIIGIIMDKEAEKLLSLTTDEIYDLASNEDELLPMQNIQSKLNQNFYIIQVKKSFSRTSQATSQATSGKLYILSCTEKGKIVHSLPESPKIDIEEGNKRKKKHLVSFDEETEVPTERRHSLKLKQKLEPTTPVKKK; from the exons ATGAACAAGTACTTCCTTTTTCTAGCAAAATCAATTATTTATGTCTAT GAAgaccaaataaaagctattatttacGGTGATGATATCTCCTCTTATCAAGATATATTCAAGTTGTTCCACACCTATTTGATAACGGGTGCGCGCATACAAGTACCAAATTTGAGATGTGAAAGACCCTTGCATACATTTGAATGGATTATTGACAAAAAAACCATAGTTGATCCAATTGAAAAATATGATCCAGATGAGGATGAATTGCCACCACCCACAAAGCTGAATCTTACATCATTTGAAGACATCAACAATCAAGCCTCCCAGTCTACCAAAGAGCAGCTTAAGGACGTAGAATTTA ATATACTCGCAATTGTTGTCCGCTGCTTCCTGCCAAGGTTTGTTGCAAAAGTCCAGAAAAGATTGCAAGAAGTCATTCTCATTGATACTGA CAAACAAGCCTTGACCTTCACACTATGGGAAGACACTTTTATTGAGGACGAAGGCAGGAAACTCCTTGACCAATTCCAAAAACGCCCTATTATCTTTGTCAGGCGTATTGGGGTATCCAAGTACAATG GTACATCGTTGACAACAAAATTTAACACCACAATACAAATTGATCCCCCTTATACCCAATGCCTACAATTGCAGACATG GGTCACAGAAAACAGAGAAATGCTTGCTTCTTTCAGTCTGAGGAGCACATCTGAATCTGGATCTCTTATCAGTGTTTCAGTAGATGAACAAATAGTCCCAATTGCAAATGTTCAATCACAACAGGAC GGGCATTCCTTCTCCATTGAGGCAAAAGTATCACTTCCAGATAAACTCAAAAGTTGCTATGTTTTACTATGTCCCAGCTGCAAACAAGAAGTTAGAAGTTTAATAAAAAGAAAGTTTCTGTGTATGATTTGTAAGCAACGAAATATGTTAATTCCCAG GTGCAGATTTGATGTAAATCTCCAAGATGCTTCTGGATCAATAATTGGCATAATTATGGACAAAGAAGCAGAAAAATTATTATCCCTTACCACAGATGAGATTTACGACCTTGCTTCAAATGAG GATGAGTTGCTACCAATGCAGAATATTCAGAGCAAGCTAAATCAGAACTTTTACATAATTCAAGTGAAAAAATCATTCTCCCGCACTTCTCAAGCAACTTCTCAAGCAACATCTGGAAAATTGTACATTTTGTCTTGCACTGAAAAAGGAAAAATCGTACATTCTCTCCCTGAATCACCAAAAATTGATATTGAAGAAGGcaacaaaaggaaaaagaaacatTTAGTTTCTTTTGATGAAGAAACAGAAGTACCAACCGAGCGACGTCACTCGCTCAAGCTGAAACAAAAACTGGAGCCAACAACTCcagtaaaaaagaaataa
- the LOC132626468 gene encoding uncharacterized protein LOC132626468 isoform X3: MQSLLKYQTGPVKCKLWIYPNQEKEDQIKAIIYGDDISSYQDIFKLFHTYLITGARIQVPNLRCERPLHTFEWIIDKKTIVDPIEKYDPDEDELPPPTKLNLTSFEDINNQASQSTKEQLKDVEFNILAIVVRCFLPRFVAKVQKRLQEVILIDTDKQALTFTLWEDTFIEDEGRKLLDQFQKRPIIFVRRIGVSKYNGTSLTTKFNTTIQIDPPYTQCLQLQTWVTENREMLASFSLRSTSESGSLISVSVDEQIVPIANVQSQQDGHSFSIEAKVSLPDKLKSCYVLLCPSCKQEVRSLIKRKFLCMICKQRNMLIPRCRFDVNLQDASGSIIGIIMDKEAEKLLSLTTDEIYDLASNEDELLPMQNIQSKLNQNFYIIQVKKSFSRTSQATSQATSGKLYILSCTEKGKIVHSLPESPKIDIEEGNKRKKKHLVSFDEETEVPTERRHSLKLKQKLEPTTPVKKK; the protein is encoded by the exons ATGCAATCACTCCTGAAATACCAGACTGGACCTGTAAAGTGCAAGTTGTGGATATATCCAAACCAGGAGAAG GAAgaccaaataaaagctattatttacGGTGATGATATCTCCTCTTATCAAGATATATTCAAGTTGTTCCACACCTATTTGATAACGGGTGCGCGCATACAAGTACCAAATTTGAGATGTGAAAGACCCTTGCATACATTTGAATGGATTATTGACAAAAAAACCATAGTTGATCCAATTGAAAAATATGATCCAGATGAGGATGAATTGCCACCACCCACAAAGCTGAATCTTACATCATTTGAAGACATCAACAATCAAGCCTCCCAGTCTACCAAAGAGCAGCTTAAGGACGTAGAATTTA ATATACTCGCAATTGTTGTCCGCTGCTTCCTGCCAAGGTTTGTTGCAAAAGTCCAGAAAAGATTGCAAGAAGTCATTCTCATTGATACTGA CAAACAAGCCTTGACCTTCACACTATGGGAAGACACTTTTATTGAGGACGAAGGCAGGAAACTCCTTGACCAATTCCAAAAACGCCCTATTATCTTTGTCAGGCGTATTGGGGTATCCAAGTACAATG GTACATCGTTGACAACAAAATTTAACACCACAATACAAATTGATCCCCCTTATACCCAATGCCTACAATTGCAGACATG GGTCACAGAAAACAGAGAAATGCTTGCTTCTTTCAGTCTGAGGAGCACATCTGAATCTGGATCTCTTATCAGTGTTTCAGTAGATGAACAAATAGTCCCAATTGCAAATGTTCAATCACAACAGGAC GGGCATTCCTTCTCCATTGAGGCAAAAGTATCACTTCCAGATAAACTCAAAAGTTGCTATGTTTTACTATGTCCCAGCTGCAAACAAGAAGTTAGAAGTTTAATAAAAAGAAAGTTTCTGTGTATGATTTGTAAGCAACGAAATATGTTAATTCCCAG GTGCAGATTTGATGTAAATCTCCAAGATGCTTCTGGATCAATAATTGGCATAATTATGGACAAAGAAGCAGAAAAATTATTATCCCTTACCACAGATGAGATTTACGACCTTGCTTCAAATGAG GATGAGTTGCTACCAATGCAGAATATTCAGAGCAAGCTAAATCAGAACTTTTACATAATTCAAGTGAAAAAATCATTCTCCCGCACTTCTCAAGCAACTTCTCAAGCAACATCTGGAAAATTGTACATTTTGTCTTGCACTGAAAAAGGAAAAATCGTACATTCTCTCCCTGAATCACCAAAAATTGATATTGAAGAAGGcaacaaaaggaaaaagaaacatTTAGTTTCTTTTGATGAAGAAACAGAAGTACCAACCGAGCGACGTCACTCGCTCAAGCTGAAACAAAAACTGGAGCCAACAACTCcagtaaaaaagaaataa
- the LOC132626468 gene encoding uncharacterized protein LOC132626468 isoform X2: protein MTERLGIYAITPEIPDWTCKVQVVDISKPGEGSDRKIKYLNMIFQDEQEDQIKAIIYGDDISSYQDIFKLFHTYLITGARIQVPNLRCERPLHTFEWIIDKKTIVDPIEKYDPDEDELPPPTKLNLTSFEDINNQASQSTKEQLKDVEFNILAIVVRCFLPRFVAKVQKRLQEVILIDTDKQALTFTLWEDTFIEDEGRKLLDQFQKRPIIFVRRIGVSKYNGTSLTTKFNTTIQIDPPYTQCLQLQTWVTENREMLASFSLRSTSESGSLISVSVDEQIVPIANVQSQQDGHSFSIEAKVSLPDKLKSCYVLLCPSCKQEVRSLIKRKFLCMICKQRNMLIPRCRFDVNLQDASGSIIGIIMDKEAEKLLSLTTDEIYDLASNEDELLPMQNIQSKLNQNFYIIQVKKSFSRTSQATSQATSGKLYILSCTEKGKIVHSLPESPKIDIEEGNKRKKKHLVSFDEETEVPTERRHSLKLKQKLEPTTPVKKK from the exons ATGACAGAGCGACTTGGCATATATGCAATCACTCCTGAAATACCAGACTGGACCTGTAAAGTGCAAGTTGTGGATATATCCAAACCAGGAGAAGGTTCTGACCGAAAGATAAAATATTTGAACATGATCTTTCAGGATGAACAA GAAgaccaaataaaagctattatttacGGTGATGATATCTCCTCTTATCAAGATATATTCAAGTTGTTCCACACCTATTTGATAACGGGTGCGCGCATACAAGTACCAAATTTGAGATGTGAAAGACCCTTGCATACATTTGAATGGATTATTGACAAAAAAACCATAGTTGATCCAATTGAAAAATATGATCCAGATGAGGATGAATTGCCACCACCCACAAAGCTGAATCTTACATCATTTGAAGACATCAACAATCAAGCCTCCCAGTCTACCAAAGAGCAGCTTAAGGACGTAGAATTTA ATATACTCGCAATTGTTGTCCGCTGCTTCCTGCCAAGGTTTGTTGCAAAAGTCCAGAAAAGATTGCAAGAAGTCATTCTCATTGATACTGA CAAACAAGCCTTGACCTTCACACTATGGGAAGACACTTTTATTGAGGACGAAGGCAGGAAACTCCTTGACCAATTCCAAAAACGCCCTATTATCTTTGTCAGGCGTATTGGGGTATCCAAGTACAATG GTACATCGTTGACAACAAAATTTAACACCACAATACAAATTGATCCCCCTTATACCCAATGCCTACAATTGCAGACATG GGTCACAGAAAACAGAGAAATGCTTGCTTCTTTCAGTCTGAGGAGCACATCTGAATCTGGATCTCTTATCAGTGTTTCAGTAGATGAACAAATAGTCCCAATTGCAAATGTTCAATCACAACAGGAC GGGCATTCCTTCTCCATTGAGGCAAAAGTATCACTTCCAGATAAACTCAAAAGTTGCTATGTTTTACTATGTCCCAGCTGCAAACAAGAAGTTAGAAGTTTAATAAAAAGAAAGTTTCTGTGTATGATTTGTAAGCAACGAAATATGTTAATTCCCAG GTGCAGATTTGATGTAAATCTCCAAGATGCTTCTGGATCAATAATTGGCATAATTATGGACAAAGAAGCAGAAAAATTATTATCCCTTACCACAGATGAGATTTACGACCTTGCTTCAAATGAG GATGAGTTGCTACCAATGCAGAATATTCAGAGCAAGCTAAATCAGAACTTTTACATAATTCAAGTGAAAAAATCATTCTCCCGCACTTCTCAAGCAACTTCTCAAGCAACATCTGGAAAATTGTACATTTTGTCTTGCACTGAAAAAGGAAAAATCGTACATTCTCTCCCTGAATCACCAAAAATTGATATTGAAGAAGGcaacaaaaggaaaaagaaacatTTAGTTTCTTTTGATGAAGAAACAGAAGTACCAACCGAGCGACGTCACTCGCTCAAGCTGAAACAAAAACTGGAGCCAACAACTCcagtaaaaaagaaataa